One genomic region from Pecten maximus chromosome 5, xPecMax1.1, whole genome shotgun sequence encodes:
- the LOC117326804 gene encoding toll-like receptor 4, protein MGGKDFCTWTVILMLLMTHTANGNTCHPGCVCTNNFTMATCRELQVLNVKSLPPHTKDLGIIKSNVGPVFNYSLSSLVELEVIDLSWNKLTEISGDVLRHLGRVKRLSFRGNRLHRLLDDVFIHTINLQYLDLSHNSFSVMPDVAFRFLQNLKVLNMSFNHLTSPVLGLRFQVMTNMELLDFTGNNFYTIPDKTFEMTQNWNDAIQKTLNFSFCGIRHIEEGVFNDLRKIRTLLLTGNYHLTSENLTASFNSSDFSSLVTLDLSRMNLTDVGSILVTLQTSPLAELFLSHNNLVSLPQALLDYHANLQVLQAHHNKITEIRTSLTQILTLTHLDLSDNVIASVDSTFGENLVNLQTLILSNNRIGDGLIVVTNMASLKHLDLSNNQISHFSIPDSLTNLQNLFIAGNSISELNQMMGLSSLLKFDLSRNQLSELKAFLFPDSSNIQTANFSGNVISKVNHQTFRRNTPIVIDISFNKLQQISNLGWEEAEEVHLQANLISEMDRNTFYGLYGVKFLDFSHNMLTGFDADGFVYLMNVTELNMSNNHLMDSNSLQIALSAMSKLKKLDISHNNYTAFPPDMLKKNKLLQSLKVNDNKVLTFQPELFNRLVHLKEIDLANNIFRCDCALLDFRDWLRKTKISVIHRVNTSYLCGGPPDRKGSWVVNYEVGKFECQLTLLYIIVFSSVGTVLMLVIVIGILVFKGYYNWRKKLGHSQRDYTIEYESVNGNLPVMDVNGLTRHHKPKPYMNGGHLSKQISRDSLDIEVENLMRRRQKKNRVFNGNIGIPLVGLAKEKKEKTKTKKAVRNSKQDTNKKKKTAKGKKGKTDKYKSKGRSDRDLLKEMKFNYMKRDAAQRYAERMSRYYDGRNDLMISRMVPYFYDRHGIRRSTANMFTRSRRPEIHGHSDIIRIPRPVPRPRYSQSVPDMHGYVNSIPRSKYPLTPEVHVLRRHDNRHLNSLDLASSRRRYKSLGNLQPVTHIQGQGRSHHQSETDLYRNQNNMFLPARYDNIKYNTISARPRSSRGQFGSRSEWI, encoded by the coding sequence ATGGGAGGTAAGGACTTCTGTACATGGACAGTAATACTCATGTTACTGATGACTCATACAGCAAATGGAAACACATGTCATCCCGGCTGTGTCTGTACCAACAATTTCACCATGGCAACCTGTAGAGAACTTCAGGTGTTAAATGTGAAAAGTCTACCTCCACACACAAAAGATCTCGGCATCATTAAAAGTAACGTGGGGCCTGTGTTCAACTATTCCCTCTCATCTTTAGTAGAGTTAGAGGTGATAGATTTGTCGTGGAACAAACTCACAGAAATTTCTGGAGATGTGCTCCGCCATCTTGGACGTGTCAAAAGATTGAGTTTCCGTGGAAACAGACTCCATCGCCTTTTGGATGATGTTTTCATACATACAATTAACTTACAATATTTGGATCTCAGTCACAATAGTTTTTCAGTTATGCCTGATGTAGCGTTCCGATTTTTACAAAACTTGAAAGTTCTGAACATGAGCTTCAATCATCTGACAAGCCCTGTTTTAGGACTTCGCTTCCAAGTAATGACAAATATGGAACTACTGGATTTTACTGGAAACAATTTCTATACGATTCCTGACAAGACATTTGAAATGACACAAAACTGGAATGATGCTATACAAAAAACAttgaatttttctttttgtgGCATACGTCATATTGAAGAAGGTGTATTTAACGATTTGAGGAAAATACGGACACTTTTACTCACAGGAAATTATCATTTAACTTCGGAAAACTTGACTGCGTCTTTCAACTCATCTGATTTTTCAAGTTTGGTGACACTGGATTTATCTAGGATGAACTTAACAGATGTTGGGAGCATCCTTGTAACACTTCAAACGTCTCCACTAGCAGAACTTTTCCTTTCTCATAACAACCTTGTTAGCCTTCCTCAGGCCTTACTGGACTACCACGCAAACCTACAGGTACTTCAGGCTCATCATAATAAAATCACAGAAATCAGAACATCCCTGACCCAGATATTGACCCTGACTCATCTTGATCTGTCCGACAACGTGATAGCTAGTGTAGACTCAACATTTGGTGAAAACCTTGTCAATTTACAAACTTTAATTTTATCCAACAACAGAATCGGTGATGGTCTGATTGTAGTTACAAATATGGCTTCTCTCAAACACCTGGATCTTAGTAACAATCAAATCTCACACTTCAGCATTCCTGATTCTCTGACAAACTTGCAAAATCTGTTTATCGCAGGAAACAGTATATCGGAGTTAAACCAAATGATGGGACTCAGCAGTTTATTGAAGTTTGACCTCAGTCGTAATCAACTATCTGAATTGAAAGCGTTTCTTTTTCCTGATTCATCAAACATACAGACAGCAAATTTTAGTGGGAATGTTATATCTAAAGTTAACCATCAGACGTTCCGACGAAACACACCCATCGTCATAGATATATCATTTAATAAGCTTCAACAAATCTCTAATTTGGGATGGGAAGAGGCGGAAGAGGTTCACCTCCAGGCAAATCTGATATCTGAAATGGACAGAAATACGTTTTACGGGTTATACGGAGTGAAGTTTTTGGATTTCAGCCATAACATGCTGACAGGCTTCGATGCCGATGGTTTTGTGTATTTGATGAATGTAACTGAGCTCAATATGAGTAATAATCATCTCATGGATTCAAACTCTTTACAGATTGCTTTGTCAGCTATGTCCAAACTCAAAAAGCTTGATATCAGTCACAATAATTACACTGCGTTCCCACCGGACATGCTTAAGAAAAACAAACTTCTTCAAAGTTTGAAAGTGAACGATAACAAGGTGCTGACGTTTCAACCCGAACTCTTCAATCGTTTGGTCCATCTGAAGGAAATTGACTTGGCCAACAACATTTTCCGCTGTGATTGTGCATTACTGGATTTCCGAGACTGGTTGAGAAAAACAAAGATTTCAGTAATACATCGTGTAAATACAAGTTACTTGTGTGGAGGGCCGCCTGATAGAAAAGGTAGTTGGGTTGTTAATTATGAAGTCGGGAAGTTTGAATGTCAGCTAACATTACTCTACATCATCGTCTTTTCCTCCGTAGGTACTGTGTTAATGCTTGTGATCGTTATAGGGATTCTCGTCTTCAAGGGTTACTACAACTGGCGTAAAAAACTCGGACACAGTCAACGTGATTACACAATCGAATACGAATCAGTGAACGGAAATCTACCAGTTATGGATGTAAATGGACTGACCAGACATCACAAGCCAAAGCCGTATATGAACGGAGGTCATCTATCAAAGCAAATATCACGAGATAGTTTAGATATTGAGGTAGAAAACTTGATGAGGAGAAGACAGAAGAAAAACAGAGTGTTCAATGGTAATATAGGAATACCACTCGTTGGATTAGCTAAGGAGAAGAAAGAAAAGACAAAAACGAAAAAAGCAGTGAGAAATTCCAAACAGGAcacaaacaaaaagaaaaaaacagccaaaggaaagaaaggaaaaacgGACAAATACAAGTCTAAAGGCCGGTCGGACAGAGATTTACTAAAGGAAATGAAGTTCAATTACATGAAGCGAGATGCTGCCCAGAGGTATGCTGAGAGAATGAGTCGTTACTATGATGGCAGGAATGATCTCATGATCAGTCGAATGGTGCCATATTTTTATGATAGACATGGCATCCGACGATCCACAGCAAACATGTTTACAAGGAGTCGTCGTCCTGAAATTCATGGtcacagtgacatcattaggATACCGCGCCCCGTCCCCCGCCCACGATATTCCCAAAGTGTCCCAGACATGCATGGCTACGTCAATTCAATACCGCGCAGTAAATACCCTCTAACCCCTGAAGTCCATGTTCTTCGTCGCCATGACAACAGGCATCTCAACTCTCTGGACTTAGCTTCCTCCAGACGGAGATACAAATCTCTAGGAAATCTTCAACCTGTGACACATatccaaggtcaaggtcgatCCCACCATCAGAGTGAAACAGACTTGTACCGTAACCAGAACAACATGTTTTTACCTGCTCGCTatgacaatatcaaatataacacTATTAGTGCAAGGCCGAGGTCATCTAGAGGACAATTTGGTAGTAGGTCTGAATGGATATAG